The genomic segment CTGTTAGTGGTAACCTGGTGGTAACCTGTTAAGCCTTGACctctttgaaatgcattttttttttttatgtagcggAGTTTAAACATCTGACCATTACCTGCCTGAACAGGTTTCTGTCTGCCTATTTACTTGAAGAAATTatgatttgtattatttgtatgattgtttggtttgtgttattTTTGGTTAACAGGCAAGTTATTTTCTAATGCATCGATACGCATAGTGAATACATGTGTTTGTGatgcaattaaattttttttttacagactggTGTTTGTAAGTTATTGATGGTGTCAAGAAATGATCCGTTGGTTATTTTACAAACTAAATATGCTTTTAGGGTTATTGGAAATGTCGCTTTAATTTCTATTGTTGTGCAGCATAACTGCTTTTGCCTGGATTTTATAATTCACAGTTCACTTTCTCAATATTTTGCTGTCCTTGACTTTACATGTCCATGGATATAAgttcagcagctgcagaagcAATTTTTGCCAAGTTTTGCCTTTAAAAGTTCAGCGACTTTCATTCAGTTCCATTCAGATTTGTGCTATTCGAGCTATTTGTTTTGACATCAGTAACTCACCTCTTTAGCCTCATTCTGTAGCCTCATGTTCTCTGCAATGTACTTAACGCTTTCTATTGCCTCTCTGACCTCTGGGGAGAGAGCGGAGAGGGCCAGTAGCCCAGCGTCCAGAGACTCAGAGCTTGAGCAGGGACTCCCTCCTACCCCAACTCCTCCACCCACGCCAATCCCACATGCTCCTCCACTGCTCACAGTCCCCAGGCTTCCTCCAGCGTCTGCAGGCAGCTTGGTGTTCCTCTGGCGCCAGCAGCAGTTACAGCGGCCTTCCCGGCACAAGGTGGCCTTGCTGGAGTCCTGGCCACTCAGGCTGTTGAGGTTGGAGAGCTCTGTGCTGAGGAACAGGCGCTGGCGGGGAGGCAGGCTGGCCGGCATGATCTGATGTTTCAGTTGATGATGCTGGGAAGCCGAAGCGTGGATGGTACAAGGACGTGGGGGGAGAACCGGGGTACGGCCACTGACTTTCTCTGGGTCCCGCTCGGGCCGGGTCATGAACATGATCCGTGGCAGAAAGCCCAGGAAGATGCCACGCACCCAGCTTGGCATGGTATGTGTCTTGGGTGTACGATAGTGCACATTGAGCACAAATACTGTGATGACAATTGAGAGCGTGACGAAGATCATGGTGAAGAGCAAGTACTCTCCGATCAGAGGGATGACCAGTGAGGTGGATGGGATGGTCTCTGTGATGACCAGCAAGAACACAGTGAGGGACAGGAGGACAGAGATGCAGAGGGTGACTTTCTCGCCACAGTCTGAAGGCAGATAGAAGACCAGAACCGTGAGGAAGGAGATGAGTAGACAGGGGATGATCATGTTGATGGTGTAGAACAAGGGCAGGCGGCGGATATACAGCGAGTAGGTGATGTCTGTGTAGATCTCCTCACAGCAGTTATATTTGATATCATGCTTGTAGCCTGGAGCATCTATAATCATCCACTCGCCGCTCTCCCAGAAGTCCCTGAGGTTGATGGTGGAGCCAATCAGTACCAAGTCAATCTTGGCCTTGTCATATGTCCAGGAGCCAAACTTCATTGTGCAGTTCTGGTAATCAAAGGGAAAGTATGTGACATCTATCTTGCAGGAGCTCTTGAAGATGGCTGGAGGAATCCAGGTCACATCACCATTGTAGCGAAGCAAAGCTTTGGTTTTATCATCAACCTGGAAGTCCCCGACTGCACTGTGGAAGAAATGAAGAAGACCAGACATAAAAATCAACCAGGTCCATGACGTTAAGCCACGGTCACAGAAGAACACTGGCCTGTTTCTGACAGAAATAAGTGATGGTTAGTGATTGTTAGGTGACCTCTCAAACTAACTTCATCTCCTCTTCATGTGTCTTATAGGGTGGTAGTCGCATTGTGGGTGGAagactgtccctttaacatACTGATTGtgaggcactctggataaggccatctggaaaatgccataaatgtaaatgtgttacatGGTTCTTGCATATGCTGAAATGGGAGCTAAAATAATTGCATTGGACTGTGGAAACCAGATATTAGCACTGGTTCAAAGAACTTAAACTgggatgaaatgaaattttaGGATATATGTAAACAGTTATAtagttgtcacgactacggacttacgggggaaggaagcgcagaggtctgacatgctgggaagggtttttattttataataaacaatgaacacaaagaaagaatggcgcggtggccaaaaacgggaaataaaggggaacaacacaaacaaacccgcaggcgtctGGCGATTGCcaaaactgaaaatactaacacctacactgttacaatgtcaagttcacgaaactgccggagacctggaaggagCGGAAACAtccgctgtcaggattggccaccggtgttgagcacagctgcagtcaatcctgacaatagtTGGATTATAGAAGATGTTGCAAAGAGCGATTTTAATTGCAATCAAATgacacacttactaccattgtgtccctgaacaagacacttaaccctaagtaaggactgtccctgtcactactgaataTCATTGATCTTTtcgatctaaaaaaaaaaaagtgaagtgattgtcacacgtgatacacagcagcacagcacacagtgaaatttgtcctctgcatttaacccatcaccctgagtgagcagtgggcagccatgacaggcgcccggggagcagtgtgtggggacggtgctttgctcagtggcacctcagtggtaccttggcagatcgggattcgaaccagcaaccttctgattacggggccgcttccttaaccactaggccaccactgccccacctgctgatctggatatgggcatctgataaatgctgtaaatgaaaatgtaaatgtaacccaaCAGACGGAAGCGGATTATCAATAAATGTCGCTATTGAATGGCTGGGCTGGTTGGCTGCTGCTACACTATGTTATCTATGCTGCATGGGCCAAGGAGGCATTTACTGAAGAAAATGATAAAGTGTTATATTTTAGTTGTTACTTTGTGTATTTTGGAAGTAATCTTCTCCCTCCCCATTCAATTTCTCCCACCTCTCCTCCACCAGAAGATTTCgtttctgaaaaaataaattgccATGGCCATGGTGAGTTTTTTCATTAACTCTCCATCTAGTGTTgatctagtgttttttttatttttatcattggTCCTACCCTCACCTCTCTTTTGATTCCTTAGTCTATGCTCTTCCTGTCTTTCACCCACAATGACTAGATAGGtatcatttaaaatgcagctATCTCatgtaattgtaataattatcCATCCAGATCCTGTGATCCCTGGTGGGAAATGGCACTGGTTTAGGCCCTGTCCACATGAGAACACAAGAACAAGCACTGTTTTAACCACCCTTCTCCTGTAAGTGGTGCTGTAACTctccgctctccttgtttggcatCTAGTTCAACATTAACCATGTTGTTCTCCGGcattgtcttttcattagaaatgtgtgaTGTAGAGAGGACCACAAAAATATTATCCGCCATTGCTGTATGTATGACTTGTTTGGGGTTATAGATCAGGAGGATTGGCTAATAattcagcattttcacacaaaaaagctGCTTTGCTGTCAACACGATAatgccaaaaaaagaaatttgctCTAGAACCAGGTTTAGAAAATAACTGTTCTGGGTGCCCTGAAACGCTGTGGATGTTACAGTGACAAAAAATCCATACTTGATAAGTGAAACTGAGGCTAAGCCCCATCAGCCAGGTCATCAGCAACAGAGTCTAAATTCTATTTTGCATCCTGTTAGGCTTTTCACAGACCCACATTCAGCACATAAATATTTTATCCTTTCAGCTCAAATAAGGGATCAGCTTGTTAACAATTACAGCACGTACTGCGGCAGCTCTTCACAACACCTTGTTCCCTGAAGGCCGGGACATTATCTTAACAGCGATTGCAGGGATCAATAAGGTTGTCCTAGACTAGGCCCAAAGCATTTAATTGACTTACTTGTTGTACAAGACAATGTCTGGCTTCCAGATCCTGTTGGATGGCACTCGGATGAATTCAACACCTCCAAATTCCTTGGGATCCCACTTCAGTTTGTAGTCATTCCAGATCTGTGGTGGGTCAAGGGGCCAGAAAATTCATCTTAGTAGCTAAGTAAGAGTTACAGAGATGCACAACATtatactttctttctttctttttcaccttaacacacgtacacacagcaCAATAAAAGACCACTGCTGACATTCCTGGTTGAGGAGTCAACACTTTTTCCTCTTCTAATCTAAATTACAGCACCTCCTATATGTTCACTGGTCCAAGTTTTTTCTTAAGATTCAATTGATCCCAATGCAGTGCTATTACATTGAGGAACTACTTCATACATTAATGAGTCCCCTTTCTTCCTTTGCcaatcacatttttattctgcAGCCTAACGTTTTATGAGTGCATATActcaaaatatcaaattcatGTCATTTATCACTTAAAGGCAAATATTTGACTGTCATTGTTAAAATGCATATGCAGAGGTTCTTACTATTTAATCTGAAGATGGGTCATGTGAAAAGGGTTTTAAAGCTGATTTTATGCAGGGTCAGGCTTTTATCCTGAACCTCCATCTGGGCAACCCTGAACTCCCCAGGCAGCTATAAAAAAGACCAGCAACCTCCTGAGATTAAGATCGTTCCTAATGGAGCCAGCAAGGATCTGCTGATGGTATCAGATGTACGAAATTATATCTGCAGCTTTAATGCAACAATGGCAACAGAAGAGAAGACTGAAAGAAGGGCTCCAATGCAGTTGTTCttaaatatttatgtgtaaaTCACTCTTCAGGATGTCAACAATGTTGTTCCGATGTTGTTTCTGTATGGCTGAGGTGGATTCCACAAATGTGGTTCTATCAAAACCACTTTAGCTAATTACAAGTTACGCAAATTAAAAATGGAATTTGAAGTAATTGTTGATGTAATCCAGCTCAGCCTGATTATTCAGTTGTGAGGGGAATTATAcagtaactgtgtgtgtgcatgtgtatgtgcatCTGTGTGCATAAATTTAGTTTAGGGTAACCGAATCACTGCACAGCtcttattttcttttcatgacaACCATTCCAAAGCTCTTCTTCAGCAGAACTCATCCAGGGTGTTTCTGTATCTGTTAATGACTAATGTGTGGCttgttcacttttatttacTGCTATAATTTTGCATGTCACAGGATAATTCACACTCCCTGCCCTTCTGAATATATGATTTTGAGGGAAACGAGAGATGCTTTGCTAAACTCATGCCAAAATATGTCTAAACATCCCATAATGAAAACAGCGTAGCCTGTGAGATGTGAGTGGAGGAAGAGATCAATTTATCTAAAAGCTTTTCCTTATGAATTATTTACCACCTAAGTGTTGTCTTTAAGAATCACCTTTGACAGGTAATCTTGTGAACgtaaaagtgaagtgcttgtcttTGTGAAATGTTCTGCATATGAAAGAGAAGGTAGCTGTGACCTTGTAAGGCAAGGCGTTAAGTGCATAGTGTACATACATGTCTCAGCCATAGGTTGGTCTCCATGATCTGGTTAACTTCATCCTGTAGTgaatgagagagtgagaaaCTATTCACAGTGAAGCGGACAGCAGGAGAACACAGCACGTTGTGAATCAGCTGGACACTTTGAAGCATGGGGTGAGGGCTGCTCTGTCAGAAGTAATTACTGCTCAGATATAAGCacacagtggcacctgagtCCTGCAGCCCAGAGGGCCAAGGGACAGGAGGATGGGAGGAGTCACTCTCTCTATATCAGAGTTAAAAATTACAGGGAAGATGGAGCTTGACTCCCCTGAAAATGGCTTTAACTCCTAGAAAAGTCTCCACTGAGAATTTTAGGGGATCTCAGAAATAATATCCACTTTCAGGATCGACAGTACCCTGCTCAGttgcaccccagtggcaccttggcacttcgagatttgaacctgcaaccctttggGTACAAGTTTGCCTTGGTCACCACTGCACAACTTATAACAACATAAATGAAAGAATCCCAGCTTGGATTGAGTTTTCCATGCTCTCCTTAAGTTCGTGCCAGTTTCCCAAAGGATTTCCTGCTGCCATGCTAGTTGGACTGATGGTTTTCAATTGTCCATAAATGTGAGATGTAAATGATGGTGTGTGCACCATGATGAGCTCTGGCAACCGATTAAGCGGGTATGGGGAATGAGTGAGTACAGTATTAGGTGGTAGTGAAATTAATTAAAGATTTTTCATCTTCCCATCAGTAACTCTGAAACTGTTCTGGAAGGGAATATatgaaagtgtaaaacacaaaaaaaaataattattgaaagtgaaagtgttggtctctcccaactctgtaaaataatgaatcattgtctacagatggagaataTGATAACAGAGTATCTTTCTCTATGCATATCATGTCACTGGTTTGTATTGGAGCCTAAAGCTTGCTcagttgtatatatatttgctgcCCTGTTTCTCATCCTGTAGGATGCTCTGTGTCTGGAATCCCCTGGACCGAGACTGAGGCAGTTCCCTGACCTGACTTTCAATATTCATTGAGACTGAGGCGGTCTCTCCTGGCCAGACAGGGACAGGGCTGCTGGTCAGCGCAGGTGGTTTGCTGGGGGTCATgaacacagacatgcagactGTCTGTGGCCCGAGGCAGAGGCTGCCACGTCTGGCCATGCAAGTTCTCTCTGGGGATAGAATTGACCCTGGTGCACTGGAGGAGATGGGCTATCAATGTCTGAGATGTGCTCCTTATTGCTCATTGGTGCAAGGTGGCCCAGTTGAAGGGGAAGCTGGTTATATGCAGGTATGCTGGGATGAAGGTAAGAGTCATCCATCACAGAAGAACATGGCTAGCGGCTGGATCAGCTGAGGTCGTATGATCTTTGCAGGTATTTTCCCTTCCCCACAGTCCCCATAGCCGCTGTATAGAAAACAACATTTCTTCCCAAGTAATTTGCCGGAAGCACAGTGCAGAGaatgcattgttttatttccttttaaatTTCCTGTTTGCTCAGTTGTAATCCCTGATTTGCTCCCGATGGTCATTATGCATTTTTACTCTTGCGGAAGAATGAGACCATAATAAAATGCAAGAGCAGTGCAGAATGCCATGAAGAACCTCTCCATCTCTGAGAGTTCGGTTATTTAATTGGACGCCAGCCGACGCTTTGCTCATGTAAAAGCTCCAGGCCACTCTGGCACAgtaaatctgttcatttgtgaaCGAGCCCCGCCTCGGTTGGTTTAGATGAAGCGCGGCACTCAGGGGCAGCCCGAGTCGGACCACGTCAGATCATGGGCACCGGACGGGAGGTGGCAGTGACTGAGCggaagggggtggggaggtCACGGGAGAGAGAGTGATGAACTCAGAGCTGACATTTCCCATCtactctcagccaatcacacgcCCACAGAGCCATGCACAGCAACAGGGTCGGGGTGAGTGAGCGCACTGGCTGTTCTCAAGCATTCAGGCTAATTTGCGTTGGACAGAGCTGCTGACACCAAGTGACAGTTTGATACGAGAAATACAAGCCTGTTACGTAAgaaccaggacacacacacagaactctGATCAAATCAATTCACATTTAAGAACCTCACTAAAACAAGTCTGCAGCTTCTCAGCGAATCAGGATCAGACAAAACAGACGCACCACTTTGACCAGCTGGGACATGGACACCTCAAACTGTACGATGACCGGATCGGACACGTTCTCCACAGGTCGGATGTACTGGTTGTAGTTGGAGAAGATCACCGAGAAAAGTTGGTGTTCCGCTTCTGAGCAGGAGCCACCTGGGCGGGCGAGGAAAGGGTGAGGATTAATATTTCTTGGAGGAAGTTAATTATTTTACCAAAAACAGCTACATCATCAGGTCTGTCGCCATCACCAGTGTTGAACATCACTTCCAGTGGATGGAAATGGATGCTATATTTAACTAGATTTTAGACTTTACTTAATTGCTTATTTTTGCTAATTTACTTAATGCATTTGCTAAATGgcctgttcatttatttattctgggGGGTGGGTTGGATTATTGGGGGTGTTCTGGCCTGGCTTTCTGATTGATTTACACCTTCAGCAGCAGGGAGAGGACAAAATGCCATCAGTGAAAGAAAATTGAATGCTTTCAGCATCAAATGTCAGGGACGTGCAGCAATTATTAAAGCCACTCAGATGTGTGGCATTAGTGAAATGTTCCTCTGTAAAGAAACTGGctctgattttttaaaataagtttgccAGACTAACATATAATGCaagcacaaataaaatataaaattttttcAGATTGTTCGGTGAACATTGTATGTACATCAACACGCTCAGAAATTAAAGCCATGATCCTGAAATAAGAAACTGTTCATATCTTCACCTTTGCATGATCATGGATTTAATTAATGAACGTGCTGATTTAGACACAATGTTcaccaaaatgtatttattttatttataaaaaaaattataaatgcagatatatatatatgttgcaGAAAACTGAGGTCCTCAGCAGCAACAAGTACCGGAGTGCAGAGCAGCTCTGCAGAAGGTCACGTTCTACTCACCAGACagaaggaagaagaggaaaCCGCATCCCAAAAATATCACCACAAGTCCGGCGTTCATCGTGGTCCCGACGCGGTCCGGCCGACGCGATCCGGCCGGAGGAAGgatggagagaagaggagagagcgGCGGATAACGGGaacgtgcgcgcgcgcgcgctcccaCGCCAGCATTccgcggggagagagagagagagagagagagagagagagagagagagcaggggaggAGGGAGCCTGGGGCAGACCCGACCAACCTCCGGGGATACGTGAAGCTTTGTTCTCATCCTTGAATAGTTTaggccagtggtggcatagcgggttacccgtaatcaggaggttgccggtttgaatcccgaacctcgcaggtgccactgagcaaagcgccgtccccacacactgctccccgggcacctgtcatggctgcccgcggctcaccaagagtgatgggttaaaagcagaggacacatttcgttgtgtgcaccgtgtgctgtgttacagtgcatcataatgacagtcactttcactttccacatGAGAGAAAAATTACAAGTCAGTCATTTCTACAGTCTTACACCAGAAAATGGCAAAATTTCACCTGCACACCCCAAACATTCcattcaggaagttggagtgccttcAGCACCACAGATAGCGGCATCTTGCAGCAGCTTTCAGGATTTTCTCATTTTGAGTGTGTCGTTTTCTCTTTTTGTGGATCACTGGCCCTGCGTATAGCACGTCATTCCCTATAGGTGCGTCCAGACTGATGTGAGTCCTGAGGTCCTGTGGGATCGTTCATTTCCTATACAATTAACCAATGAGCCCATTTAAAACATGCCAATcatccataacattatgaccagtgACAGTTTCAGTGAGCATCAGGGCCTTTTTCATATCAATGGCCCCTGGAGGTAGGTGGATATACCAGGCAGCAAGTAAACAAGCTGATGTGTTGGAATCAGAATTAATGGACTTCAActgacgtgaaagtgaagtaattatcattgtgatacactgcagcatagcacacagtgacatgtgtcctctgtatttaaccatcaccctgagtgagcagtgggcagccacgacaggcgcccggggagcagtgtgtggggacggtgctttgctcagtggcgtcTCAGTGGAATCTTGGCAATTCAGAATTCAAATCAgcaacctgattacgggtcctGAATTCATTGTTGCTGGCcacttacacaaaaaaaatcatatttcagcTAAAAGAATATTGCTCAAGATTAATTTAAGAAACACGGTCTAGCTGGGTGGCTGttggaaaaaaatacaacctCAAAACTTGCAGGActtgccagataccacagcatacaTACCTAGACTATACTGCTGGGTACTGGGACTCCCTCAcctcctttatccagagtgacttacaatcagtagttacagggtcaatCCCCCTCGAGCAACTtaagagttaagtgtcttgctcaggtacacaaaggtagtaagtagGACTTGAAcctgataaagtgaagtgattgtcacttgtgatacacagcagctcagcacatggtgcacacagtgaaatttgtcctctgcatttaacccatcaccctgagtgagcagtgggcagccatgacaggtgcccggggagcagtgtgtggggacggtgctttgctcagtggcaccttctgattacggggccacttccttaactgctaggccaccactgccccctaaagaCGAactgtgtgttacccactaggctactaccacccctacatcaTAACCATTTGCATGTGCTTCTGGGAGATGAAAACATCAGTCAATAAGCATTTATTCAAAGCTTTCCACAAGGCTTTGTGTCAAattccatttgaaaaaaagcAATACAGAGATGGAAAATAATAGGATTGCTAGTTGTAACATGCATAAAAGTGTGTTAGCACTGTGGGAATAAAAAGCTGGTTTTGGAAAGATACATTATTTTACAgttgcttgtgaacttggtgtgacagctcaaagtgtcatcagcagacttgcatcaagacacagaactactggcagggTTCATTAcagacccagcagtggagccccATGAGTGACAGACTGCAATGCTGACCTGTAGCTAAGGACCTATGGACTCAGACattgttatgcaactgccacacagctgcaggccccttttacgagatgcgaggggtactagggtttccagacaaaccattcgcaaccgactccgactcttgaatgccagacgaccattgcaggtgactccactgacaccaagacacctcCATGaacagtgggcacaagaccatgtcaCCTGGACAATACAGCAGAAGGTGAGGTGAGCAAtatgctgaggtcaacatggtccccatgGTCTGCTTTGGTAGAGGAGGTGCAACGGTGGGCAGGCATAACAAGTCAGCACAAAACAGATTCGGTTCTTGTACATGGCTGAGTCACTGcatgttcttacctcagagacatcttAGAACCCCCCAATTTCGCCTGCACACCCCCAACATTCcattcaggaagttggagtgcctcatatggtatggccatcaatgtcctctgacctgaaccccatagagcacgtctgggaccagttgaagcagagactgaatgatcataccccacccccacatgacctggcagaactcCGTGAAGTgaaacgcattgcctcagaataACATCATGAAGCTAGTGAGGAACCTGAGATgttgctgtcaagctgtcattgcggtaAATGGTAGAAACATCCACTTTTGACATTATCAAATATCCctgttagttttgttttttgggtaataaacatttacattattagtAACATCAAAGgaaacttttacttattttattaaaattcagcgcaaataggaaaagcacccatgtaaataacaatatccctaacttattctgagtagtgt from the Denticeps clupeoides unplaced genomic scaffold, fDenClu1.1, whole genome shotgun sequence genome contains:
- the LOC114772171 gene encoding neuronal acetylcholine receptor subunit alpha-3-like: MNAGLVVIFLGCGFLFFLLSGGSCSEAEHQLFSVIFSNYNQYIRPVENVSDPVIVQFEVSMSQLVKVDEVNQIMETNLWLRHIWNDYKLKWDPKEFGGVEFIRVPSNRIWKPDIVLYNNAVGDFQVDDKTKALLRYNGDVTWIPPAIFKSSCKIDVTYFPFDYQNCTMKFGSWTYDKAKIDLVLIGSTINLRDFWESGEWMIIDAPGYKHDIKYNCCEEIYTDITYSLYIRRLPLFYTINMIIPCLLISFLTVLVFYLPSDCGEKVTLCISVLLSLTVFLLVITETIPSTSLVIPLIGEYLLFTMIFVTLSIVITVFVLNVHYRTPKTHTMPSWVRGIFLGFLPRIMFMTRPERDPEKVSGRTPVLPPRPCTIHASASQHHQLKHQIMPASLPPRQRLFLSTELSNLNSLSGQDSSKATLCREGRCNCCWRQRNTKLPADAGGSLGTVSSGGACGIGVGGGVGVGGSPCSSSESLDAGLLALSALSPEVREAIESVKYIAENMRLQNEAKEVQDDWKYVAMVIDRIFLWVFVLVCILGTAGLFLQPLLLGEDM